The genomic region CCGCCCTGGAAGCCCTTCTTAGGGGCTTTGCGGCGGAGAAGGGCCTGAAGCTTTCCCAGGTGGCCCAGCCCCTCCGGGCCGCCCTCACGGGCAGCCTGGAAACCCCGGGGCTCTTTGAGGTCATGGCCCTCCTGGGGAAGGCGCGGGTGCTTTCCCGCCTGGAGCGGGCCCTTTCGTGAAGAAGGCCGCAAGCTCCCCTATACTTAGGGGGATGAAGCGGCTATTCGCCCTTACCCTCGCCGCGGGCCTGGCCTGGGCCCAGGGGGCCATCGGCATGCGCCTGGGCTACGGGGAGGGCCTCGGCCTCACCTTCGGCGCCGCGGTGGAAACCCGCCTGCGGCAGAACCTCTCGGGCCGACTCGCCGCCGACCTGGCCCCCGCAGGCCCCGGGGTGGCCCTGGAGGCCAGTCTCCTCTTCAAGCCGGACCTGGGCCTGTACGACCCCAGCCTCGAGGGCCTTCTCCCCTACTTCGGCGGGGGCCTAAGCGGCCTCGTGGGGCCGGCGCCCACCCTGGGGGTGGGCCTCACCCTGGGGCTAGAAGGGCTTTTAGACCCCTACACCGGCCTCTTCGCCGAGGGGACCTACGTCTACGGCTTCGCCGCCTTCCCCAAGGTCTGGCGCCTGGCCCTGGGGGCGAACTTCCGTTAGGGGGCCATGGCCGGTTTCCTTGAACGCCTGAAGGCGGGCCTGGCCAAGACCCGGGAAACGCTCCTCCGGGCCATCCCCTGGGGGGGCGACCCCGAGGAGGTGCTGGAGGAGCTGGAGGTGGCCCTCCTCTCCGCCGACGTGGGCCTCGAGGCCACCGAGGAGCTCCTTAGGGAAGTGCGGGCCTCGGGGCGAAAGGACCTGAAGGAAGCGGTAAAGGAAGCGCTGGTGCAGAGGCTGGAACCCGAGGAGCGACGGGCCACCTTGAGGCGGCTGGGCTTCCGGCCCCAGGTCCCGAAGGCGGTGGAGCCCAAGGGCCACGTGATCCTGGTGGTGGGGGTGAACGGGGTGGGCAAGACCACCACCCTCGCCAAGCTGGGCCGCTACTACCAGGGCCTCGGCAAAAGGGTGATGTTCTGCGCCGGGGACACCTTCCGGGCCGCCGGGGGGACCCAGCTCGCCGAGTGGGGAAAGCGCCTTTCCATCCCTGTCATCCAAGGACCCGAAGGGGCGGACCCCGCCGCCCTCGCCTTTGACGCCGCCCAGGCGAGGAAGGCGAGGGGCTTTGACCTCCTCCTGGTGGACACCGCCGGGAGGCTCCACACCAAGCACAACCTCATGGAGGAGCTAAAGAAGGTGAAGCGGGCCATCGCCAAGGCCGACCCCGGGGAGCCAGGGGAGGTCTGGCTCGTGCTGGACGCGGTCACGGGGCAAAACGGCCTGGAACAGGCCAGGCGGTTCCACGAGGCCGTGGGGCTGACGGGCGTCATTGTGACCAAGCTGGACGGCACGGCCAAGGGCGGGGTCTTGGTCCCCATCGTGCGCACCCTGAAGGTGCCCATCCGGTTCATCGGGGTGGGGGAAGGCCCGGAGGACCTCCAGCCCTTTGAGCCCGAGGCCTTCGTAGAGGCCCTGCTGGAGGCCTAACGCCCTCCCCGGGATGGGGGCGCCCCGCCTGCCCGAGGCCGCAGGGCAGAGGCCCCTTTCGGGGTATGCTCGGGGCGATGAAGCGCGGCCCCCTCCTCCTCGCCTTCGCCTGGGTGGTGGCCCTGGTGGCTACCTTGGGCAGCCTCTACTACTCCGAGGTAAGGCTCTTCCTGCCCTGCGAGCTCTGCTGGTACCAGCGCATCTTCATGTACCCCCAGGCCGTCCTTCTCGGCCTGGCCCTCTGGCGGCAGGACCTGGGGGTGTGGCCCTATAGCCTCGCCCTCTCCCTAATGGGCGGGAGCATCAGCCTCCTGCATCTCCTCGAGGAGAGGTTTCCCCAGCTCTTCCCCCTCGCCTGCAAGCCTCCGGTGCCCTGCTCCGCCGAGTACCTCCCCCAGTTCCCCATCCCCCTCCAGGCCCTCATCGCCTTCACCCTCATCGCCCTCAGCATGGGGCTACTTGCCCGGGAACCTCGTGCGCCGAGGTAGCGAAAAGGCCTCCCTCAGGT from Thermus islandicus DSM 21543 harbors:
- the ftsY gene encoding signal recognition particle-docking protein FtsY — protein: MAGFLERLKAGLAKTRETLLRAIPWGGDPEEVLEELEVALLSADVGLEATEELLREVRASGRKDLKEAVKEALVQRLEPEERRATLRRLGFRPQVPKAVEPKGHVILVVGVNGVGKTTTLAKLGRYYQGLGKRVMFCAGDTFRAAGGTQLAEWGKRLSIPVIQGPEGADPAALAFDAAQARKARGFDLLLVDTAGRLHTKHNLMEELKKVKRAIAKADPGEPGEVWLVLDAVTGQNGLEQARRFHEAVGLTGVIVTKLDGTAKGGVLVPIVRTLKVPIRFIGVGEGPEDLQPFEPEAFVEALLEA
- a CDS encoding disulfide bond formation protein B codes for the protein MKRGPLLLAFAWVVALVATLGSLYYSEVRLFLPCELCWYQRIFMYPQAVLLGLALWRQDLGVWPYSLALSLMGGSISLLHLLEERFPQLFPLACKPPVPCSAEYLPQFPIPLQALIAFTLIALSMGLLAREPRAPR